One Phalacrocorax aristotelis chromosome 10, bGulAri2.1, whole genome shotgun sequence genomic region harbors:
- the NDUFB6 gene encoding NADH dehydrogenase [ubiquinone] 1 beta subcomplex subunit 6 has product MSGYSEDEKLRVQQLRALRRRWLRDQELSEREPVLPPRRPGPVAAFWERFLQPGGLWRHLLFKACKTSGFVLVRVVVPAWIILYYLKYHVMKMPHGIVMSNPRIFPGDRILETGEIIPPLKEEPDEHH; this is encoded by the exons ATGAGCGGGTACAGCGAGGACGAGaagctgcgggtgcagcagcTCCGCGCCCTGCGGCGCCGCTGGCTGCGGGACCAGGAGCTGAGCGAGCGGGAGCCCGTCCTGCCGccgcggcggccggggccggtGGCCGCCTTCTGGGAGCGCTTCCTGCAGCCCGGGGGGCTCTGGCGGCACCTG CTGTTCAAGGCCTGCAAGACCAGCGGCTTCGTCCTGGTGCGGGTCGTGGTTCCCGCCTGGATCATCCTCTACTACCTAAAGTACCACGTCATG AAAATGCCGCACGGTATTGTTATGTCCAATCCACGGATATTCCCA GGGGACAGAATTTTAGAGACGGGAGAAATTATTCCGCCCCTGAAAGAAGAACCCGATGAGCACCACTGA
- the EEF2KMT gene encoding protein-lysine N-methyltransferase EEF2KMT isoform X1 has protein sequence MAELELGSRFQRRFLAARQLRSFPWAELEQKLRARPGSPLLAEILQKTILHPLCVKYPPSTKYRRCFLTELIKKHESTAAEPLDELYDALADILNEEESSHGYKNYLLPTGECVTLSESVAIISGGTTGLVTWDAALHLTEWAIENSSVFSNRRILELGSGIGFTGIAICKTCNPKAYVFSDYHHCVLEQLTENIRLNGFVLEPEPTRPIQTEPQSQEAEATNSQKPKLIVAELDWGSVTEEQLLDLQPDVIVAADVVYDPEIILTLIGMLQKLSASRADRKPPEVYIAFTIRNPDTYHLFQTELDKVGIGWQIIPAHSNSIFLYDMQPNVTILQLFI, from the exons ATGGCcgagctggagctggggagccGCTTCCAGCGCCGGTTCCTGGCGGCACGGCAGCTCCGCTCCTTCCCCTGGGCG GAACTTGAGCAAAAGCTGCGGGCTCGGCCGGGCTCCCCGCTGCTCGCGGAGATCCTTCAGAAG ACCATTCTCCACCCTCTGTGTGTAAAATATCCCCCTTCCACCAAGTACCGAAGATGCTTTCTAACAGAACTCATTAAAAAG CATGAATCCACAGCGGCCGAACCCCTGGATGAACTGTATGATGCACTGGCAGATATTTTAAACGAAGAAGAATCCAGTCATGGTTACAAAAACTACTTACTG CCCACGGGAGAATGTGTTACCCTTTCTGAGAGTGTGGCAATTATCTCTGGAGGAACGACAGGGCTCGTCACATGGGATGCTGCTCTTCACCTTACTGAATGGGCAATAGAGAACTCTTCAGTTTTCAGTAACAG GAGAATCTTGGAACTAGGAAGTGGGATCGGTTTCACTGGAATTGCAATCTGTAAAACCTGCAATCCCAAGGCATATGTATTTAGTGATTACCACCACTGTGTTCTCGAACAGCTGACAGAAAACATCCGTTTAAATGGCTTTGTGTTGGAGCCTGAACCTACTCGTCCCATTCAAACAGAGCCCCAAAGCCAGGAGGCAGAAGCAACGAATtcccaaaaaccaaaactaattGTTGCAGAACTCGACTGGGGCTCAGTTACAGAAGAACAACTGTTGGATCTTCAGCCGGACGTCATTGTTGCAGCAG ATGTGGTATACGATCCAGAGATAATTTTAACCCTTATTGGTATGCTACAAAAACTCTCCGCGTCCAGAGCAGACAGAAAACCTCCTGAGGTTTACATCGCTTTCACAATTCGTAATCCAGACACGTATCACCTGTTCCAGACCGAACTCG ATAAAGTTGGGATCGGATGGCAGATTATTCCAGCCCACAgcaacagtatttttctctATGACATGCAGCCAAACGTAACTATTTTACAACTATTTATATAG
- the EEF2KMT gene encoding protein-lysine N-methyltransferase EEF2KMT isoform X2, with the protein MAELELGSRFQRRFLAARQLRSFPWAELEQKLRARPGSPLLAEILQKHESTAAEPLDELYDALADILNEEESSHGYKNYLLPTGECVTLSESVAIISGGTTGLVTWDAALHLTEWAIENSSVFSNRRILELGSGIGFTGIAICKTCNPKAYVFSDYHHCVLEQLTENIRLNGFVLEPEPTRPIQTEPQSQEAEATNSQKPKLIVAELDWGSVTEEQLLDLQPDVIVAADVVYDPEIILTLIGMLQKLSASRADRKPPEVYIAFTIRNPDTYHLFQTELDKVGIGWQIIPAHSNSIFLYDMQPNVTILQLFI; encoded by the exons ATGGCcgagctggagctggggagccGCTTCCAGCGCCGGTTCCTGGCGGCACGGCAGCTCCGCTCCTTCCCCTGGGCG GAACTTGAGCAAAAGCTGCGGGCTCGGCCGGGCTCCCCGCTGCTCGCGGAGATCCTTCAGAAG CATGAATCCACAGCGGCCGAACCCCTGGATGAACTGTATGATGCACTGGCAGATATTTTAAACGAAGAAGAATCCAGTCATGGTTACAAAAACTACTTACTG CCCACGGGAGAATGTGTTACCCTTTCTGAGAGTGTGGCAATTATCTCTGGAGGAACGACAGGGCTCGTCACATGGGATGCTGCTCTTCACCTTACTGAATGGGCAATAGAGAACTCTTCAGTTTTCAGTAACAG GAGAATCTTGGAACTAGGAAGTGGGATCGGTTTCACTGGAATTGCAATCTGTAAAACCTGCAATCCCAAGGCATATGTATTTAGTGATTACCACCACTGTGTTCTCGAACAGCTGACAGAAAACATCCGTTTAAATGGCTTTGTGTTGGAGCCTGAACCTACTCGTCCCATTCAAACAGAGCCCCAAAGCCAGGAGGCAGAAGCAACGAATtcccaaaaaccaaaactaattGTTGCAGAACTCGACTGGGGCTCAGTTACAGAAGAACAACTGTTGGATCTTCAGCCGGACGTCATTGTTGCAGCAG ATGTGGTATACGATCCAGAGATAATTTTAACCCTTATTGGTATGCTACAAAAACTCTCCGCGTCCAGAGCAGACAGAAAACCTCCTGAGGTTTACATCGCTTTCACAATTCGTAATCCAGACACGTATCACCTGTTCCAGACCGAACTCG ATAAAGTTGGGATCGGATGGCAGATTATTCCAGCCCACAgcaacagtatttttctctATGACATGCAGCCAAACGTAACTATTTTACAACTATTTATATAG
- the ALG1 gene encoding chitobiosyldiphosphodolichol beta-mannosyltransferase isoform X3 has translation MKEDLWVNCNIKAVTLYDKPASYFKETPLELQHQLYVKLAKDYEPFKPCTESVTSNAEMSAFTERDEKSGHVIKTKGRPALLISSTSWTEDEDFSVLLKALEDYERFISEGVKLPSLVCVITGKGPLKDYYNRLISKLHFKYIQICTPWLEAEDYPLLLGSADLGVCLHKSSSGLDLPMKVVDMFGCCLPVCAIYFECLHELVKHNENGLIFRDSNELAEQLKMLFLGFPALEGKLHNFRKNLRASEQLRWDESWDQTVLPLLKQNE, from the exons ATGAAAGAAGATCTGTGGGTGAATTGCAACATAAA GGCAGTAACACTGTATGACAAGCCAGCTTCTTACTTTAAGGAAACACCATTAGAACTTCAACATCAGTTGTACGTGAAACTTGCCAAAGACTATGAGCCATTTAAGCCATG TACAGAGTCTGTAACTTCGAACGCTGAGATGTCTGCCTTTACAGAAAGGGATGAAAAGAGTGGACATGTGATAAAAACTAAAGGACGACCAGCTCTTCTAATCAGCAGCACAAGTTGGACAG aggatgaagacttttcagtccttttaaaagctttagaaG ATTATGAGCGGTTTATCAGTGAGGGAGTCAAGCTTCCGTCTTTAGTATGCGTGATAACAG GCAAGGGACCTCTAAAAGACTACTACAACAGACTGATAAGTAAACTGCACTTTAAATATATCCAGATCTGTACACCGTGGCTTGAAGCTGAGGATTACCCTCTTTTGCTTG gatCAGCAGATCTGGGAGTGTGTCTCCATAAATCATCGAGTGGTTTGGATTTACCCATGAAAGTGGTAGATATGTTCGGCTGTTGTTTACCTGTGTGTGCAATATATTTTGAGTG tttacATGAACTTGTGAAACACAACGAAAATGGTCTGATATTCAGGGACTCAAATGAGCTTGCAGAACAACTAAAG ATGCTTTTCCTGGGATTTCCTGCACTGGAAGGCAAACTTCACAACTTCAGGAAAAACCTTCGTGCATCAGAGCAGCTGCGTTGGGATGAGAGTTGGGACCAGACTGTTCTTCCTTTGCTTAAGCAGAATGAATGA